A region from the Benincasa hispida cultivar B227 chromosome 12, ASM972705v1, whole genome shotgun sequence genome encodes:
- the LOC120067008 gene encoding eukaryotic translation initiation factor 4G-like isoform X3 — protein MSFNQSRSDKNESYTQYRKSGRSNNFNPQRGSSGTHSKPGGAGGSAPTPSIASNRSFKKTNNAQGGQSRGGLPTVNSTDTSNAPNPRGVQNGAVTKPSEGPHTHRSTRDVPKAPTSQSSPLTSDGAAPTTPTKGTGDQPKEFSFQFGSISPGFMNGMQLPVRTSSAPPNLDEQKRDQARHESFRPVPPMPIPLAPKPQTQRKDAGAGDQPNAGQQLQQKDAGIINQPNTGDAHTVQKAKKDVQASPNHPTTQTLKPTTPMSGISMTMPYHPPQVPVPFGGPNQQMQSQGLTPSSLHMSIPVPLQIGSSPQVQQQMFVPGLHPHPMQPQGIIHQGQGLGFATQIGSQLPPQLSNLGINVTSQYPQQQGGKFGGPRKSAVRITDPKTHEELIFDNKQTNAYADTGSSGPRPQYNLPSQTQPLPYAPNHAMNYYPNSYNPNPLYFASPSSLPLPSAQTAPNSQPHRFNYPVSQGSQNVPYIDMHVKKPGVVPMHGISDPPNREHIRDTHSLQSPAPSGTVHVTIKMPADPTGGKGSDTLPNRLSTMEEGKSQKPSSPSVELTLPSSQSSQRAVDASSESSLHDSKVGREPAVMKSSPLVSKQSTEGPPVVSLDGQDSSSVQSSLTASSEESELAGTHSEGRREKLSRSDSHKDHQNKTSKKGYTQSQHQISGQASSALGLPGQVHDTTSPTVSEGVEAKSLTIPVVVEGKSESVSAINSDSLEFKDAGLDSVAHSSPENSGQGNVKNADLSSDDKQDICSKEKQSEPVLLKIEEQGQVTSSELPVDLKNSENVSDHNVGKSMEVAEKTERDLIASSTTVSNEVSTSEAAQRAVDEPVSCHAGADVSSSVSSSSTVPENSQGDKLVVDSSGKDDNMSSNEVQKKAIRSDLSSESSLNPGLSEGKNDGEVLDTVGTGDNSSHAVSGTKDKSVVEMSRVKSTTGKGKKKLRAILQMADAAGTTSDLYNAYKRPEEKKETVAHSESIERTESRSSSVDTEQESIEAIKEDAVALSKAEPDDWEDAADIATPKLESANGGGVGTPVLDDGDRMGDMAKKYSRDFLLKFADQFLDLPHNFEVTPDIESLMSTHANASHHHDRDSYPSPGRVDRPSSGGSRLDRRGSNLVDDDRWSKLPGSFAPGQDPRFDLAYGASAGFRPGQGANFGVLRNPGAQAPVQYVGGILAGPMQSMGPQGGLRRNNSDADRWQRATNFQKGLIPSPLTPLQTMHKAKKKYEVGKVSDEEETKQRQLKAILNKLTPQNFEKLFEQVKAVNIDNGRTLTGVISQIFDKALMEPTFCEMYANFCFHLAGELPDLSEDNEKITFKRLLLNKCQEEFERGEREQEEANKVEEEGEVKQSEEEREEKRIKARRRMLGNIRLIGELYKKKMLTERIMHECIKKLLGEYQNPDEEDVEALCKLMSTIGEMIDHPRAKEYMDSYFEIMTMLSNNMKLSSRVRFMLKDAIDLRKNKWQQRRKVEGPKKIEEVHRDAAQERQAQTGRFGRGPGINPSARRGGPPMDYGPRGSVVSSPGNQMGGFRGFPHQSRGYGGSQDARQDERQSYEARTLSVTLPHRAGGDDSITLGPQGGLARGMSIRGPQPSSAAPADISQLPGDLRSQPTASLNGYSSASERATLTSKEDLISRHMPERFAGPTSMDHMSGQDRYSNYGNKDLRHSGRSFDRSRPISPATPPGPTLAPSLPSEKVSCEDRLRELSLNAIKEFYSARDEKEVALCVKELNSPAFHPTMISLWVTDVFERSDLERDLLAKLVVNLSRANDGTLNQAHLVKGFEAVLASLEDTVNDAPRAPEYLGRILAKVITESMVSLREVGDLIYQGGEEPGALLQAGLAADVLGNVLKAIRSEKGEGFLTDMRTNSNLRLETFRPPDPMKSRVLEEFI, from the exons ATGTCCTTCAATCAATCAAGGTCCGATAAGAACGAGAGCTACACTCAGTATCGCAAATCCGGGCGATCCAACAACTTTAATCCACAGCGAGGCTCTTCAGGAACTCACTCTAAACCCGGCGGTGCCGGTGGGTCCGCCCCTACCCCGTCGATCGCTTCTAATCGTAG TTTTAAGAAGACTAATAATGCTCAAGGAGGGCAATCTAGAGGAGGTCTTCCTACTGTAAATTCTACGGATACGAGTAACGCTCCTAACCCGCGAGGAGTGCAAAATG GTGCAGTTACCAAGCCTTCAGAAGGACCACATACCCACAGAAGCACCAGAGATGTTCCTAAAGCTCCAACTTCTCAATCTTCCCCCTTGACTTCTGATGGGGCTGCGCCCACTACCCCGACAAAGG GTACTGGAGATCAACCAAAGgaattttctttccaatttgGGTCAATAAGTCCTGGATTCATGAATGGTATGCAG CTTCCAGTTAGGACTAGCTCAGCTCCTCCTAATCTAGATGAACAGAAACGTGACCAG GCACGCCATGAATCTTTTAGACCAGTTCCTCCAATGCCCATACCGTTAGCTCCTAAGCCACAGACACAGAGGAAGGATGCTGGAGCTGGTGATCAACCTAATGCTGGACAGCAGTTACAACAGAAGGATGCTGGTATCATTAACCAACCTAATACAGGGGATGCTCATACAGTTCAAAAGGCTAAAAAGGATGTGCAAGCATCACCAAATCATCCCACAACCCAAACTCTAAAGCCCACGACTCCTATGTCTGGAATCTCTATGACAATGCCTTATCACCCACCACAAGTACCTGTGCCATTTGGAGGTCCCAATCAACAGATGCAGTCACAGGGCTTAACCCCCAGTTCACTGCACATGTCAATTCCTGTGCCATTGCAGATTGGAAGCTCTCCTCAAGTTCAACAGCAAATGTTTGTTCCGGGTCTTCATCCCCATCCAATGCAGCCACAGGGGATCATTCATCAGGGACAGGGATTGGGTTTTGCAACTCAAATAGGTTCTCAGTTGCCTCCTCAATTAAGCAACTTAGGCATCAATGTAACTTCACAATACCCTCAACAGCAAGGAGGGAAATTTGGTGGCCCTCGTAAGTCGGCTGTTAGAATTACTGATCCAAAAACACATGAAGAGTTAATATTTGATAATAAGCAAACAAATGCATATGCTGATACTGGTTCTTCAGGCCCTAGGCCACAATATAATCTTCCTTCGCAAACGCAGCCTCTTCCATATGCACCAAATCATGCAATGAACTACTACCCCAATTCTTACAATCCCAATCCTTTATATTTTGCAAGCCCCAGTTCTCTTCCTTTACCTAGTGCTCAAACTGCACCAAATTCTCAGCCTCACAGATTTAATTATCCAGTTAGCCAGGGCTCTCAAAATGTTCCGTACATTGATATGCATGTTAAGAAGCCTGGTGTGGTCCCAATGCATGGTATTTCAGATCCACCTAATAGAGAGCATATTCGTGATACTCATAGTTTGCAATCCCCCGCTCCCTCAGGAACAGTTCACGTTACGATCAAAATGCCTGCTGATCCTACAGGTGGCAAGGGTTCTGACACATTGCCAAATAGATTATCTACAATGGAGGAAGGCAAATCACAGAAACCCTCGAGCCCATCTGTGGAATTAACCCTGCCTTCTTCTCAATCTTCTCAAAGGGCAGTAGATGCATCCTCGGAGAGTTCTCTACATGATTCAAAAGTTGGAAGAGAGCCGGCGGTGATGAAGTCTTCACCTTTAGTATCTAAACAGTCTACCGAAGGACCTCCGGTGGTTTCACTCGATGGTCAAGATTCCAGCTCTGTGCAATCTTCATTGACTGCTTCCTCTGAGGAGTCCGAGTTAGCTGGAACACATAGTGAAGGGAGAAGGGAAAAGTTATCTAGGTCTGACTCACACAAGGATCATCAGAATAAAACAAGCAAGAAAGGATACACCCAATCACAGCATCAG ATTAGTGGACAAGCTTCATCAGCATTGGGACTGCCTGGTCAAGTGCATGACACAACTTCTCCTACAGTTTCTGAAGGAGTTGAAGCTAAATCTTTGACCATTCCAGTAGTTGTGGAAGGCAAGTCAGAATCAGTCAGTGCCATTAATTCTGATTCTTTAGAATTTAAGGATGCCGGTTTGGATTCTGTAGCTCATTCTTCTCCAGAAAATTCTGGTCAGGGAAATGTCAAGAACGCAGATCTCAGTTCTGATGATAAGCAGGATATCTGTTCAAAAGAAAAGCAATCAGAACCCGTGCTACTGAAAATAGAAGAACAAGGACAAGTAACATCTTCTGAACTTCCTGTAGATCTTAAGAATTCTGAAAATGTTTCAGATCATAATGTTGGAAAATCTATGGAGGTTGCTGAGAAAACAGAAAGGGACTTGATTGCGAGCTCAACTACTGTTAGCAACGAGGTTTCAACCTCTGAAGCTGCCCAAAGGGCTGTGGATGAACCTGTGAGTTGTCATGCAGGAGCTGACGTGTCTTCTTCCGTGAGTTCTAGTTCAACTGTTCCTGAAAATTCTCAAGGTGACAAGTTAGTAGTTGATTCTTCTGGTAAAGATGACAATATGAGTAGCAATGAAGTTCAAAAGAAAGCTATCAGATCCGACCTGTCATCTGAATCTTCCCTAAACCCGGGACTTTCAGAAGGAAAGAATGATGGGGAGGTGTTGGATACTGTTGGTACCGGTGACAATAGTTCACATGCTGTTTCCGGTACCAAGGATAAATCTGTTGTAGAGATGAGCAGGGTTAAGAGTACGactggaaaaggaaaaaagaagctAAGGGCAATTCTTCAAATGGCAGATGCTGCAGGAACAACTTCTGACCTTTACAATGCATATAAGCGACctgaagagaagaaagaaacagTAGCACATTCTGAGAGTATTGAGAGGACAGAAAGTAGATCTTCTAGTGTGGATACAGAGCAGGAATCCATTGAGGCCATTAAAGAAGATGCTGTTGCACTGAGTAAAGCTGAGCCTGATGATTGGGAAGATGCTGCGGACATTGCTACACCCAAACTGGAGTCGGCTAATGGAGGTGGTGTAGGTACACCGGTGCTTGATGATGGGGACAGAATGGGAGATATGGCCAAGAAGTATTCTAGGGATTTTCTCCTCAAGTTTGCCGATCAGTTTTTGGACCTTCCACATAACTTTGAAGTTACGCCTGATATAGAGTCCTTAATGAGTACTCATGCCAAtgcatctcatcatcatgatcGTGATTCGTATCCGAGTCCAGGACGGGTAGATAGACCTTCGAGTGGGGGATCACGGTTGGATCGTCGTGGTAGTAATTTGGTTGATGATGACAGATGGAGCAAATTGCCTGGATCTTTTGCTCCAGGACAGGATCCTCGTTTCGATCTAGCTTATGGAGCTAGTGCAGGTTTCCGACCTGGTCAAGGAGCCAATTTTGGTGTTCTGAGGAACCCCGGAGCACAGGCTCCTGTTCAATATGTTGGAGGAATACTTGCTGGGCCTATGCAGTCTATGGGACCACAGGGAGGGCTACGAAGAAATAATTCTGATGCAGATAGATGGCAACGAGCTACCAATTTTCAGAAGGGTTTAATTCCTTCACCGTTAACACCATTGCAAACCATGCACAAAGCTAAGAAGAAGTATGAGGTGGGTAAGGTGTCAGATGAAGAAGAAACCAAACAGAGGCAATTGAAGGCTATACTAAACAAGCTAACTCCTCAGAACTTTGAAAAGCTCTTCGAACAAGTAAAAGCAGTAAACATTGATAATGGTAGAACACTGACTGGAGTAATATCACAGATTTTTGACAAAGCTTTAATGGAGCCTACTTTCTGTGAAATGTATGCCAACTTTTGTTTCCATCTTGCTGGAGAACTGCCTGATTTAAGTGAAGACAACGAGAAAATCACTTTTAAGAGATTGTTACTCAACAAATGTCAGGAGGAATTTGAGAGAGGTGAAAGAGAACAGGAAGAAGCCAACAAAGTTGAAGAAGAAGGTGAGGTAAAGCAGTCTgaagaggaaagagaagaaaaacggATTAAGGCACGGAGAAGAATGCTAGGTAACATTAGATTAATAGGGGAGTTGtacaagaaaaaaatgttgacTGAAAGAATAATGCATGAGTGCATCAAGAAGTTACTGGGGGAATATCAGAATCCAGATGAAGAAGATGTTGAAGCTTTGTGCAAGTTGATGAGCACAATTGGAGAGATGATAGATCATCCCAGAGCAAAAGAATATATGGATTCTTATTTTGAGATCATGACAATGTTATCAAACAACATGAAATTATCATCCAGGGTTAGGTTCATGCTAAAAGATGCAATTGATCTGAGGAAGAACAAATGGCAGCAGAGGAGAAAAGTTGAAGGCCCAAAGAAGATTGAGGAAGTACACAGAGACGCTGCTCAAGAGAGGCAGGCTCAAACTGGTAGGTTTGGTCGTGGTCCAGGCATAAATCCTTCAGCAAGGAGAGGGGGCCCACCTATGGATTATGGCCCTAGGGGATCAGTTGTGTCATCCCCAGGTAATCAGATGGGGGGTTTCCGTGGATTTCCACATCAGTCCCGTGGATATGGTGGTAGTCAAGATGCTCGTCAAGATGAAAGACAGTCTTACGAAGCTAGGACATTGTCTGTTACATTGCCTCACAGAGCTGGTGGTGATGACTCGATCACTCTGGGACCACAGGGTGGCCTTGCTCGAGGAATGTCCATTAGAGGACCACAACCAAGTTCAGCTGCTCCTGCCGATATATCCCAGCTTCCAGGAGATTTGAGAAGTCAACCAACAGCTTCTTTGAATGGATATAGTTCTGCATCAGAGCGTGCGACCTTAACTTCTAAGGAGGACCTTATTTCAAGACATATGCCAGAGAGATTTGCTGGTCCAACTTCAATGGACCATATGAGTGGTCAAGACCGTTATTCAAATTATGGGAATAAGGACTTGAGACATTCAGGTCGGAGTTTTGATAGATCTCGTCCAATTTCACCTGCGACACCACCGGGGCCAACTTTGGCCCCAAGTCTTCCATCTGAAAAGGTATCGTGTGAAGATCGGTTGCGAGAATTGTCATTGAACGCAATCAAGGAGTTCTACAG TGCCAGAGATGAGAAGGAAGTAGCTCTGTGCGTTAAAGAGTTGAACTCCCCAGCCTTCCATCCAACCATGATCAGTCTCTGGGTCACCGACGTGTTCGAGAGGTCGGATTTGGAAAGGGATCTTTTGGCCAAACTTGTTGTTAACCTCTCGAGAGCTAATGATGGCACATTGAACCAAGCTCATCTTGTTAAAGG GTTTGAAGCAGTTCTTGCCTCTTTAGAAGATACTGTAAATGATGCCCCAAGGGCTCCAGAATATTTGGGTCGTATTCTTGCCAAAGTCATCACAGAAAGTATGGTTTCTTTAAGAGAAGTTGGTGATTTAATCTATCAAGGTGGAGAGGAACCTGGAGCCCTTCTTCAAGCTGGGCTTGCAGCTGATGTTCTTGGCAACGTCTTGAAAGCAATCAGATCAGAGAAAGGAGAGGGGTTCTTAACCGATATGCGCACAAACTCGAATTTGCGGTTGGAGACGTTTCGGCCCCCCGACCCTATGAAATCAAGAGTCTTAGAGGAATTTATTTAG